The proteins below are encoded in one region of Drosophila santomea strain STO CAGO 1482 chromosome 2R, Prin_Dsan_1.1, whole genome shotgun sequence:
- the LOC120444807 gene encoding uncharacterized protein LOC120444807, which translates to MTLQYTAVAGVIFLMFYKMHLLESRRIEFTNIKCTSADEQFCDFEYCFLKAANRTYKYLSLKVRLHKIPIHQFTVNLALRKRSNGLSPINQNITFDGCKMVADTGNSMISFLFSLFKPYSNINHSCPYNHDLVVDKLPTHFIHQQFTKYVPLPEGDYVFNSNWISNDTNRATVRVHLSFT; encoded by the exons ATGACCTTACAGTATACTGCGGTAGCAGGTGTGATATTTTTGATGTTTTATAAAATGCATTTG CTGGAAAGTCGTCGTATCGAATTTACCAATATAAAATGTACTTCTGCAGACGAACAATTCTGTGATTTTGAATATTGCTTTCTGAAAGCTGCGAATCGCACTTACAAATACTTATCACTCAAGGTCCGGCTCCATAAGATACCAATACATCAATTTACG gtgAATCTGGCATTACGCAAGCGATCAAATGGCCTATCGCCCATTAACCAAAATATAACTTTTGACGGTTGTAAGATGGTAGCAGATACCGGAAATAGCATGATTTCATTTCTCTTTTCCTTGTTTAAGCCCTATTCAAACATCAACCATTCCTGTCCCTACAAT CATGATCTGGTTGTGGATAAGCTGCCCACCCACTTTATACACCAACAGTTCACCAAATATGTTCCGTTGCCGGAAGGCGATTATGTATTCAATAGCAACTGGATTTCAAATGACACAAATCGAGCCACTGTTAGGGTTCACTTATCGTTTACgtaa
- the LOC120446781 gene encoding uncharacterized protein LOC120446781, whose product MLPKSPRIRQGKQTGLTRIPQKGSPRTVYCKSLFSGQAKKRPILGQRNLKKENALADKNKQQLQEIPDAVLLTPSSSDNSLTTTVSSSGQSNYSEMPKASLLREPTSLTPYLTLKRQQTSTLINFRVRKSLSQMDFKEARRTGNYQLVAHVGSPRKSVQPKSQGVDSDSGLEAKMARLVLQDNALIEGQMSFVVGPDQDARVASLRIFNTIMLHAWRRRREEVRQLTDQVEDYKKSFVKNRNQLHVYNSLFSVEKRRNETLNDQLRQSYRENAQTKLSYEELSVVLVQIRTEKEKLAEELATKDRDIANLQEMQQHLKSELFQVHCQQREDLEQLTRLQREYQASQSAQDELVRQLDLLRIDLTIKRDFIDQLRENVAKLQNLKRGSEEQFSKLFEQTVKLEQAIKEKEEQLVTIQNCLAATLGQRIRQCFAQSQAYQHATYRMLHFVAHYMLPGTPPPGPPLPGAISRLKGFFLRGSQHELDDVDGFKDLEEVDKGQEQDKFT is encoded by the exons ATGTTGCCGAAAAGTCCACGAATTCGCCAAGGCAAACAGACTGGTTTGACCAGAATCCCTCAGAAGGGGTCGCCCAGAACCGTTTACTGCAAATCTCTGTTTTCTGGGCAGGCAAAAAAGCGGCCCATATTGGGACAGCGGAACTTGAAAAAGGAGAATGC CTTAGCAGacaaaaacaagcaacagTTGCAAGAAATTCCCGATGCGGTGCTACTGACACCCTCTTCCTCGGACAACTCCTTAACCACCACAGTGTCTAGTTCTGGCCAATCCAACTATTCGGAGATGCCAAAGGCTAGTCTGCTCCGAGAGCCCACCTCCTTGACCCCCTACTTGACCCTCAAGCGTCAGCAGACCTCGACCTTGATCAATTTTCGGGTGCGCAAATCGCTTTCCCAAATGGATTTCAAAGAGGCGCGTCGCACGGGAAACTATCAGTTGGTGGCCCATGTGGGATCGCCCAGGAAATCTGTTCAGCCGAAGTCGCAGGGAGTGGATAGTGACTCGGGGTTGGAGGCCAAGATGGCCAGATTGGTGCTGCAGGACAATGCCCTAATTGAAGGACAGATGAGCTTTGTGGTTGGTCCAGATCAGGATGCCCGAGTGGCCAGCTTGAGAATCTTTAACACCATTATGCTGCACGCTTGGCGCAGGAGGCGAGAGGAGGTCCGTCAGCTTACCGATCAGGTGGAGGACTACAAAAAAAGT TTCGTTAAAAATCGCAATCAATTGCACGTCTACAATTCCCTCTTTTCCGTGGAGAAACGTCGCAACGAAACCTTAAATGATCAGCTAAGGCAGTCCTATCGTGAAAATGCTCAAACGAAACTCTCATACGAAGAACTTAGTGTAGTGCTAGTGCAGATCAGAACCGAAAAGGAGAAGCTTGCCGAAGAGCTGGCAACCAAGGACCGAGATATTGCAAATCTCCAGGAAATGCAGCAGCACCTGAAAAGCGAACTCTTCCAGGTGCATTGCCAACAGCGGGAGGATCTTGAGCAGTTGACCCGCTTGCAACGCGAGTACCAGGCGAGCCAATCCGCTCAGGATGAACTGGTCCGCCAATTGGATCTACTCCGAATCGATCTAACCATTAAGCGAGACTTTATTGACCAGTTACGCGAAAATGTGGCCAAACTGCAGAATCTCAAGCGGGGATCTGAGGAGCAGTTCAG CAAACTGTTTGAACAAACGGTAAAACTTGAGCAAGCAATtaaggagaaggaggagcaaCTGGTCACCATCCAGAATTGCTTGGCTGCCACTTTGGGGCAAAGGATTCGCCAATGCTTCGCCCAAAGTCAGGCCTATCAGCATGCCACCTATCGCATGCTGCACTTCGTAGCCCACTATATGCTACCAGGTACACCGCCACCTGGACCTCCGCTTCCAGGGGCGATAAGCAGGCTAAAGGGTTTTTTCTTACGGGGGTCGCAACATGAGTTGGACGATGTAGATGGTTTTAAGGATCTGGAGGAGGTCGATAAAGGTCAAGAACAAGATAAATTCACCTAA